CGGAAAGTGCGCTTCCTCAGGTGTGGTGTGTCGTATGGCCATTACCGCAATCTAGCAGTGTTGCCGGAGGCGGGGAAGAATTGACGCGTGATCCGTGAGTCGTCGGAACGAGGTGCTCCATCCACAAACGACTCTGCATCAGGGATCATGCCTCACCGCCTTCACTCACTCGGAACCTGATCCTTCCCGTCGTAGGGCGGAGCGGATGTTGTCACCTGGCGGCAGTGGGTGGGTGGCGAGTATGGCGCTGACAACGGTGCGGCTCGCAACCTGGCCGTTCGGCAGAATCAGGTGCGGCGCGGCAGCGCAACCCGTGATCATCCACAGAATAAATGCAATCGCCAGTCGTGGCATGTGCTTGATCCCTTTGGCATTGTCCATAACAATAGAGCGGGATGACTTCGAGAGTTGAAAGCGCGCCGCGCGTGACGGGCCAGGCGGCGCGGGGGGTGAAGGCCACATCAAAGAATGCTGCGGCGGTGCTGGCGGTAGTGTGCCTGCTGCTGCTCGCGGCGTGCTCGGAGTCGAAGCCGTTGACCTCTGCTGAACGCGGCCGTCAGGTGTATCTGTCCAACTGCACCATCTGCCACAACCCTGACCCGACGCAGCCTGGCAGCCAAGGGCCGGCGATCGCGGGATCCCCACGTGAGTTGGTGGAGGCGCGTGTCGTGCGCGCCGCGTATCCGCCCGGCTACACCCCACAGCGCACGACGCAGGTGATGCCGGCACAGCCGATGCTTGCCTCGAAGGTCGACGATCTCACGGCGTTCCTCGCTGCAGCCGCCATCAAAGATCACTGAGGGTTTCAGTGCCTCGGCCCTCTTCTAGAGGAACCTGAGAATCAGGAACAGCACCAGCGTGAGCACGATGCCGGCGCGGATGACGCCGGAGATGGTTTCCAAGGGCTTCTTCATGGGTCCCTGTGTGCCGACGAGCGCGTTGTACTCGAGGAACGCGACGATACCGCCACAGAGGACGACCCACGCGACCACGCCTCCCCTTGACTGAGAGAAATGAGGATAGTGACGGGCCGCTCCCATGAAAAAAAGCATGGGAACGGAAAACATGGTGTTGGTGCGC
The Candidatus Binatia bacterium genome window above contains:
- a CDS encoding cytochrome c, with protein sequence MTSRVESAPRVTGQAARGVKATSKNAAAVLAVVCLLLLAACSESKPLTSAERGRQVYLSNCTICHNPDPTQPGSQGPAIAGSPRELVEARVVRAAYPPGYTPQRTTQVMPAQPMLASKVDDLTAFLAAAAIKDH